In a single window of the Planctomycetia bacterium genome:
- a CDS encoding DUF1569 domain-containing protein has translation MINTKHVTDRRTLRFNSVEDVLADIDRIVAAEKAAKLRTTGNWTAGQAMGHVAEWINYAYKGYPIGPPPWLIRVILGFLKNRYLRKGLPAGVMIPKVKNGTFATDNLSIDDGATRLREALRRLSSGEPAKFKSPALGDLPDSERIALNLRHAELHLSFLHLQ, from the coding sequence ATGATTAACACCAAGCACGTGACTGATCGTCGCACGCTTCGATTCAATTCCGTCGAGGACGTGCTGGCCGACATCGACAGAATTGTCGCCGCTGAAAAGGCCGCCAAGCTGCGCACCACAGGCAACTGGACCGCCGGACAGGCCATGGGCCACGTCGCCGAATGGATCAATTACGCCTACAAGGGCTATCCGATCGGTCCGCCGCCGTGGCTCATACGTGTCATCCTCGGCTTCCTCAAGAACAGGTATCTCCGCAAGGGCTTGCCAGCCGGCGTGATGATTCCGAAGGTCAAGAATGGCACATTCGCAACGGACAATTTGAGCATCGACGATGGCGCAACCCGGCTGCGCGAGGCCTTGAGACGTCTGAGCAGTGGCGAGCCTGCGAAATTCAAGAGCCCCGCGCTGGGAGACTTGCCCGATTCGGAGCGAATCGCCCTGAATCTTCGTCACGCCGAACTGCACCTCTCATTCCTGCATCTCCAGTAG
- a CDS encoding alpha/beta fold hydrolase — protein sequence MSDQSQGSPLFVQESGDESGAPILFIHGFPLTGQMWEPAIAQMPEEYRCIIPDLRGLGESDVSGRPSMTAYADDLAGLLDDIGEKRPVVVVALSMGGYVAFEFFRRHRASTKALALIDTRANADSAEARAGRMKMIESVRTSGSKAVADAMIKKLFAANVDPELKQEWYEIMSSQPPEGVIGALQAMADRPDSTPTLASIDCPTVFICGEHDVITPPDVHREMHAAVPGSRLEIVAESGHLTPLERTDEFTNILCEFLETLE from the coding sequence ATGTCAGACCAAAGCCAAGGCTCCCCGCTCTTTGTTCAAGAATCCGGCGACGAGTCCGGCGCCCCGATTCTATTCATTCACGGCTTCCCGCTTACCGGTCAAATGTGGGAGCCGGCCATCGCCCAGATGCCGGAAGAGTATCGTTGCATCATCCCCGACCTGCGCGGGCTGGGTGAGAGCGACGTATCCGGCAGGCCTTCCATGACAGCGTATGCGGACGACCTCGCCGGGCTTCTTGACGACATCGGCGAGAAGCGGCCGGTCGTGGTCGTGGCCTTGTCCATGGGCGGCTATGTCGCCTTTGAATTCTTCCGCCGGCATCGTGCCAGCACCAAGGCACTCGCCCTCATTGACACCCGCGCCAATGCCGATTCAGCCGAGGCTCGCGCCGGGCGCATGAAGATGATCGAGAGTGTGCGCACCTCTGGCAGCAAGGCCGTCGCAGACGCCATGATCAAAAAGCTCTTCGCCGCGAATGTTGATCCTGAGTTAAAGCAGGAATGGTACGAGATCATGTCCTCCCAGCCACCCGAGGGCGTCATCGGCGCGCTGCAGGCAATGGCCGATCGTCCCGATTCAACCCCCACCCTCGCCTCCATCGACTGTCCCACAGTGTTCATTTGCGGCGAGCACGATGTCATCACCCCGCCCGATGTCCATCGCGAAATGCACGCCGCCGTCCCCGGCTCCAGGCTGGAAATCGTCGCCGAATCGGGCCATTTGACCCCGCTGGAGCGAACCGACGAATTCACGAATATCCTCTGCGAATTCCTCGAAACGCTTGAATAA
- a CDS encoding 8-oxoguanine deaminase encodes MLRIDHATIICHRAGVPVVLNDQSILIDGGMITDVRPSKEIDSAASPPPAEVIDASRHLVIPGLINTHHHLYQSLTRGLKSVRDAPLFGWLTALYQKWKHLDYEAVKLASQISIAELLLSGCTTTSDHFYIFPQGTDVRIEAVLEAAESLGMRIHACRGSMSVGQSAGGLPPDVCVQDEKTILVDSQRVLEQFHDPRPGAMRRIDLAPCSPFSVSEGLSRDTAALARERGALLHTHAAETLDEERYCVERFKMRPIEWLDKLGWLGADVYLAHCVHLSDGDIRRIADTHTGVAHCPCSNMRLGSGIPPLRRLLAAGARVGLGVDGSSSNDGNHLLAEARQAMLLARVAGGADAMSVAEAFTLPTLGSAAVLNRPELGNIARGSCADLAMYRRDDIALAGAVEQDPLGALLLCHVARADRVFVHGRTVVQDSQIATFDLPRLIDNFNKLVHSRFTD; translated from the coding sequence ATGCTTCGAATCGATCATGCCACGATCATCTGCCACCGCGCCGGCGTACCGGTCGTCCTGAACGATCAGAGCATTCTCATCGATGGGGGAATGATTACCGATGTTCGGCCTTCGAAGGAGATAGACTCGGCTGCATCCCCCCCGCCGGCCGAGGTGATCGACGCCTCACGACATCTCGTCATTCCCGGCCTTATCAACACGCATCACCATCTGTATCAATCCCTCACCCGCGGGCTCAAGAGCGTGCGGGACGCCCCGCTGTTCGGCTGGCTGACAGCACTCTATCAAAAGTGGAAGCATCTCGACTACGAGGCGGTCAAGCTGGCCAGCCAGATCAGCATCGCCGAGCTACTCCTGTCAGGCTGCACCACGACCAGCGACCACTTCTACATCTTCCCCCAGGGCACCGATGTCCGCATCGAGGCCGTGCTGGAGGCTGCCGAGTCGCTGGGCATGCGCATCCACGCCTGCCGGGGCAGCATGAGCGTTGGCCAATCTGCGGGCGGTCTGCCGCCGGACGTCTGCGTGCAGGATGAAAAGACCATCCTCGTGGACTCTCAGCGCGTGCTGGAACAATTTCATGATCCGAGGCCCGGCGCCATGCGCCGCATCGATCTGGCCCCATGTTCGCCGTTTTCCGTGAGCGAGGGCCTTTCGCGCGACACCGCCGCCCTGGCCCGCGAGCGCGGCGCCCTGCTGCACACCCACGCCGCCGAGACCCTTGACGAGGAGCGTTACTGCGTCGAGCGATTCAAAATGCGCCCCATCGAGTGGCTCGACAAGCTCGGATGGCTGGGCGCCGACGTCTATCTGGCCCACTGCGTTCATCTGTCCGACGGCGACATCCGCCGCATCGCGGACACCCATACCGGCGTGGCGCACTGCCCCTGCTCCAACATGCGCCTCGGCAGCGGGATTCCGCCGCTTCGTCGATTGCTCGCCGCCGGCGCTCGCGTGGGCCTCGGTGTGGACGGCAGCAGCAGCAACGACGGGAACCACCTCCTCGCGGAGGCGCGACAAGCGATGCTTCTTGCCCGGGTAGCCGGCGGCGCCGATGCCATGAGCGTGGCAGAGGCGTTCACGCTTCCGACTCTCGGCAGCGCCGCGGTGCTCAATCGCCCCGAACTCGGCAACATCGCCCGCGGCTCCTGCGCCGATCTCGCCATGTATCGCCGTGACGACATCGCACTCGCCGGCGCCGTCGAGCAGGATCCACTCGGCGCGCTTCTGCTCTGCCACGTCGCCCGCGCCGACCGAGTCTTCGTCCACGGCCGTACCGTTGTCCAGGACAGCCAGATCGCAACGTTCGATCTGCCCCGCCTCATCGATAACTTCAACAAGTTGGTCCACAGTCGGTTTACCGACTGA
- a CDS encoding thioredoxin domain-containing protein, translated as MTTTTHPHTNRLANATSPYLLQHAHNPVDWYEWGPEALDRSRKEDKPIFLSIGYSACHWCHVMERESFENEEIAAVMNKYFICIKVDREERPDLDNIYMMATQVFTRSGGWPMSVWLTPKLEPFYAGTYFPPTSAYNRPGFKEVLEYLAKAWREQREDITKQAKSLTDAVHQLTTIEHGDTIPPFEKVLEAANFLTRAFDPVKGGMSGGGTNKFPPSMAMDLMLRAYHHSLSQDKPNAKMRELVELTLDKMAYGGIYDQLAGGFARYSTDTDWLVPHFEKMLYDQALVSDIYLKAYQLSGKPLYARVARETLDYVIADLQSPEGGYYSSRDADSEGEEGRFCVWSKQEVDRVLGESDSRLFCDYYDVSDSGNWEGHNILNVPRPADVVAKLHGVSSDELDTRLQSCRKKLLTVRAQRVAPHLDDKILASWNGLMIASMARGYRILGDDKYRDSASKAAEFILSSMIKNDRLQRSYRKGKCHTPAYLDDHAFLIDALLNLYESTFDAKWLDQATRLNDAVIKHFRDEPGGYFFTADDAEVTLVRTKDANDGAIPSGNSVQIMNLLRLATLLDDGKLRSEAEQSLRAFGKQIIDSPFRSERMLCAVDYFHRRPREVAIIVAKGDESGGRALVDAVWQSYIPNLALAGVEPGTSESVVARIPLLAGKKALDGKSAAYVCKDYVCKAPTTSPEKLRSELSR; from the coding sequence ATGACCACCACCACACACCCGCACACCAACCGCCTCGCCAACGCGACCAGCCCTTATCTGCTGCAGCATGCTCACAATCCCGTCGATTGGTACGAATGGGGCCCCGAGGCGCTGGACCGCTCCAGGAAGGAAGACAAGCCCATCTTCCTCTCCATCGGCTACTCCGCCTGCCACTGGTGCCACGTCATGGAGCGCGAGAGCTTCGAGAACGAAGAGATCGCCGCCGTCATGAACAAATACTTCATCTGCATCAAGGTGGACCGCGAAGAGCGCCCCGACCTCGACAACATTTACATGATGGCGACCCAGGTCTTCACCCGATCCGGCGGTTGGCCGATGTCCGTCTGGCTCACGCCGAAACTCGAGCCCTTCTACGCCGGCACATATTTCCCGCCGACATCGGCCTACAACCGCCCGGGCTTCAAAGAAGTCCTCGAATACCTGGCAAAGGCCTGGCGTGAGCAGCGAGAGGACATCACCAAACAAGCCAAGTCGCTGACCGACGCCGTTCACCAGCTCACAACCATCGAGCACGGCGACACGATCCCCCCGTTTGAAAAGGTCCTGGAGGCGGCCAACTTCCTCACTCGTGCGTTCGACCCGGTCAAGGGCGGCATGAGCGGCGGAGGCACCAACAAGTTTCCCCCGTCGATGGCCATGGACCTCATGCTCCGCGCCTATCACCACAGTCTCTCACAGGACAAGCCCAATGCGAAAATGCGCGAGCTCGTCGAGCTCACACTCGACAAGATGGCCTACGGCGGCATTTACGATCAACTCGCCGGTGGCTTTGCCAGATACTCGACCGACACCGACTGGCTCGTCCCGCATTTTGAAAAGATGCTCTACGATCAGGCCTTGGTCAGCGACATTTACCTGAAGGCTTATCAACTCTCCGGCAAGCCGCTCTACGCCCGCGTCGCCCGCGAGACGCTCGATTACGTCATCGCCGATCTGCAAAGCCCCGAAGGCGGCTATTACTCCTCGCGCGACGCTGACAGCGAGGGCGAAGAGGGCCGCTTTTGCGTCTGGTCCAAGCAGGAGGTCGATCGAGTCCTCGGCGAAAGCGATTCAAGGCTCTTTTGTGACTATTACGACGTCTCAGACTCCGGCAATTGGGAAGGTCACAACATTCTCAACGTGCCGCGACCTGCCGACGTTGTTGCCAAGTTGCACGGCGTCTCATCCGACGAGCTGGACACCCGACTTCAGTCCTGCCGAAAAAAGCTCCTCACCGTCCGCGCCCAGCGAGTGGCGCCCCATCTTGATGACAAGATACTGGCATCCTGGAACGGCCTGATGATCGCGAGCATGGCCCGCGGCTATCGCATCCTCGGCGATGATAAATACCGCGACTCCGCCTCAAAAGCGGCGGAATTCATCTTGTCTTCAATGATCAAGAATGACCGACTCCAGCGTTCCTATCGCAAGGGAAAATGCCACACGCCGGCATACCTTGACGATCATGCCTTCCTGATCGATGCACTGCTTAACCTTTATGAGTCGACCTTTGACGCGAAATGGCTCGATCAGGCTACCCGACTCAACGACGCCGTGATCAAACATTTCCGCGATGAACCGGGCGGCTACTTCTTCACCGCCGATGACGCCGAAGTGACGCTCGTCCGTACCAAGGATGCCAACGATGGAGCCATTCCGTCCGGCAACTCCGTGCAGATCATGAATCTCCTCCGCCTCGCCACGCTCCTCGACGACGGAAAACTTCGAAGCGAGGCCGAACAATCGCTCAGAGCATTCGGCAAACAAATAATCGACTCGCCATTTCGCAGTGAACGAATGCTCTGCGCCGTGGACTACTTTCACCGTCGTCCCAGAGAAGTGGCCATCATCGTCGCAAAGGGCGACGAGTCCGGCGGTCGGGCGCTCGTCGACGCCGTCTGGCAATCCTACATTCCCAATCTTGCCCTGGCTGGAGTAGAACCTGGCACGTCCGAATCCGTCGTAGCCAGAATACCCCTCCTTGCCGGCAAGAAGGCGCTCGATGGGAAATCCGCCGCCTACGTCTGCAAGGACTATGTTTGCAAGGCTCCCACGACCAGCCCGGAAAAGCTGCGGAGCGAACTCAGCCGATAG
- a CDS encoding Glu/Leu/Phe/Val dehydrogenase: MSVMNPFQIAQQQLDEAAKKLGLDQATHELLRWPMREYRMTLPVKMDNGQTRIFHAYRVQYNSSRGPTKGGLRWHPDETIDTVRALAAWMTWKCAVVNIPLGGGKGGVTCNPKEMSEAEKERLARAYIRSVGHEFGVHRDVPAPDVYTTPQIMAWMMDEYEAMKGYSHPGMITGKPIALGGSQGRGDATARGGVYVVREACKQIKLDATKSTYAIQGFGNAGQFAATLHPEILGGGKLIAVSDSRGGVMSKSGIDPAAVVKYKLETGKVEGFPGTSPISNNELLELEVDIMYPAALEGAITAANAGKIKAKVLCELANGPTTPEADMILHKAGVLVLPDFMANAGGVTVSYFEQVQNTYNYYWSLEDVHQQLDRRMTDAFNSVYSTREKAKVHMRLAAYMVAVTRVAEACKLRGWV, translated from the coding sequence ATGTCGGTGATGAATCCGTTTCAGATCGCTCAGCAACAACTCGACGAAGCCGCCAAGAAACTCGGCCTCGACCAGGCCACCCACGAGTTGCTGCGATGGCCCATGCGGGAATACCGCATGACCCTGCCGGTCAAGATGGACAATGGCCAAACCCGCATCTTTCACGCCTATCGCGTGCAATACAATTCTTCGCGCGGACCCACCAAGGGCGGCCTCCGCTGGCACCCTGACGAGACCATCGACACCGTCCGTGCCCTCGCTGCGTGGATGACGTGGAAGTGCGCCGTTGTAAACATCCCCCTTGGAGGCGGCAAGGGTGGCGTCACCTGCAACCCCAAGGAAATGAGCGAGGCCGAAAAGGAGCGCCTTGCTCGCGCATATATCCGGTCCGTCGGCCATGAGTTTGGCGTCCACCGCGATGTCCCCGCGCCGGACGTATACACCACGCCGCAGATCATGGCCTGGATGATGGATGAATATGAGGCCATGAAAGGTTACAGCCACCCCGGCATGATCACGGGCAAGCCGATCGCCCTCGGCGGATCGCAGGGACGCGGCGACGCCACCGCGCGCGGAGGCGTCTACGTCGTTCGCGAAGCGTGCAAGCAGATCAAACTCGACGCGACCAAGAGCACCTATGCCATTCAGGGATTCGGCAATGCCGGCCAGTTTGCCGCAACGCTCCATCCGGAGATTCTCGGCGGCGGAAAACTGATTGCCGTCAGTGACTCGCGCGGCGGCGTCATGAGCAAAAGCGGCATCGATCCGGCAGCCGTCGTCAAGTACAAGCTGGAAACGGGCAAGGTCGAGGGCTTCCCTGGAACCTCGCCGATCTCGAACAACGAACTGCTCGAACTCGAGGTTGACATCATGTACCCGGCCGCACTCGAAGGGGCGATCACCGCCGCCAACGCCGGGAAGATCAAGGCAAAAGTCCTCTGTGAACTCGCCAACGGCCCAACGACCCCCGAGGCCGATATGATCCTGCACAAGGCTGGCGTCCTCGTCCTCCCGGACTTCATGGCCAATGCCGGCGGCGTGACCGTCAGTTACTTCGAGCAGGTGCAGAACACCTACAACTACTATTGGTCGTTGGAAGATGTCCACCAGCAGCTCGATCGCCGCATGACCGATGCATTCAACTCAGTCTACTCCACCCGCGAGAAGGCGAAGGTCCACATGCGACTCGCGGCCTACATGGTCGCCGTGACGCGCGTCGCCGAGGCCTGCAAACTCCGCGGCTGGGTATAG